Proteins encoded together in one Otariodibacter oris window:
- the sodC gene encoding superoxide dismutase family protein, protein MKTKSALVLALAALFGASVSMANAADKLEVKVQKLDLKGNTDIGMVTVTESPYGLVFTPNLTGLTEGVHGFHIHQNASCEPKEQDGKMVLGLGAGGHWDPNGTNKHGFPWQDDSHLGELPVLIVDHDGNANYPVLAPRLKKLDDIKGHALMIHAGGDNHSDHPAPLGGGGPRMACGVIN, encoded by the coding sequence ATGAAAACCAAAAGTGCATTGGTACTAGCTTTAGCAGCATTATTTGGCGCATCTGTTTCAATGGCAAATGCAGCAGATAAGCTAGAGGTCAAAGTACAAAAATTAGATCTAAAGGGTAATACAGATATTGGTATGGTAACGGTAACTGAATCGCCGTATGGGTTAGTTTTTACCCCTAACTTAACTGGGCTAACTGAAGGTGTACATGGTTTCCATATTCACCAAAATGCAAGTTGCGAACCAAAAGAACAAGATGGCAAAATGGTATTGGGTTTAGGTGCTGGTGGACATTGGGATCCAAATGGCACTAATAAACATGGTTTCCCATGGCAAGATGATTCACATCTAGGTGAATTGCCAGTGCTTATTGTCGATCATGATGGCAATGCAAATTATCCTGTATTAGCCCCACGTTTGAAAAAATTAGATGATATTAAAGGACATGCTTTGATGATTCATGCTGGTGGTGACAACCATTCAGATCATCCAGCTCCTTTGGGTGGTGGCGGACCAAGAATGGCTTGCGGTGTGATTAACTAA
- a CDS encoding YczE/YyaS/YitT family protein has product MSRRSPIPTMPWAADNQWQPKWSSLFVICFSMALMGIGEGLLVLANLGSSPWTVFSQGIALQTGLSIGTVIGIVSVIVLLLWIPLKLRPGVGTILNIIIIAIFVDVAVDNIPVPDTLTMRIIFMVIGLIVFGISTTFYLSCQLGAGPRDGLMVGLCFKYHWKVGTVRTSIEVIVCVFGFLLGGTVGISTIIFALGVGWIIEATVILFRRYIKEDKTIEV; this is encoded by the coding sequence ATGAGTAGAAGATCACCCATTCCTACGATGCCATGGGCTGCCGATAATCAATGGCAACCCAAGTGGTCATCGTTATTTGTTATTTGTTTTAGTATGGCGTTAATGGGTATTGGCGAAGGATTACTGGTACTTGCTAATTTAGGCTCTAGCCCTTGGACTGTGTTTTCGCAAGGCATTGCATTACAAACGGGGCTTTCTATTGGTACAGTAATTGGGATTGTCAGTGTCATTGTTTTATTACTTTGGATTCCCCTAAAATTACGCCCTGGCGTTGGCACTATTCTGAATATTATTATTATTGCGATATTTGTGGATGTGGCAGTCGATAATATCCCTGTGCCTGATACATTAACCATGAGAATTATCTTTATGGTGATTGGGCTTATTGTCTTTGGGATCAGCACAACTTTTTACCTTTCATGCCAATTAGGTGCAGGACCAAGAGATGGATTAATGGTGGGATTGTGCTTTAAATATCATTGGAAAGTAGGAACAGTCAGAACGTCAATTGAAGTGATTGTTTGTGTTTTTGGTTTCTTACTTGGTGGAACTGTTGGTATTAGTACAATTATTTTTGCTTTAGGTGTCGGTTGGATTATTGAAGCTACAGTGATTTTATTTAGACGATATATAAAAGAAGATAAAACGATAGAAGTTTAA
- a CDS encoding FxsA family protein, whose amino-acid sequence MPLFIFLFGLFLYVYVEISLIVAVGSSIGVLPLILLMIAISATGLWLIRMRGLVTILNIRKEISQGKIPTQAVISSVFFAIAGVLLLIPGFLSDILAVLLLLPFTRVLFQGFILKLLSNKLKFSYFARRSSQGYYQQNETTFDAEFERKTDEDKWIK is encoded by the coding sequence ATGCCACTATTTATTTTTTTATTCGGTCTTTTTTTATACGTTTATGTTGAAATTTCGTTAATTGTTGCGGTGGGTTCATCAATTGGTGTGTTACCACTCATTTTGTTGATGATTGCTATTTCTGCAACAGGATTATGGCTAATTAGAATGCGTGGGCTTGTGACTATTTTAAATATTCGGAAAGAGATCTCTCAAGGCAAAATACCAACACAAGCGGTGATTTCATCCGTCTTTTTTGCAATTGCTGGAGTATTACTTTTAATTCCCGGATTTTTAAGTGATATTTTAGCTGTTTTATTGCTACTGCCTTTTACACGCGTTTTATTTCAAGGATTTATCCTCAAACTCTTATCTAATAAATTGAAATTTAGTTATTTTGCAAGACGTAGCTCTCAAGGATACTATCAACAAAATGAAACGACTTTTGATGCGGAGTTTGAACGTAAAACAGATGAGGATAAATGGATTAAATAA
- a CDS encoding 2-hydroxyacid dehydrogenase has translation MLNIVFLDRTGLPATHDIPRPSVPHNWVEYGHTSPEETYDRVKDADIVVTSKVVFDKELLAKLPKLKLIAITATGTNNIDLVAAKELGIVVKNVAGYSSVTVPEHVLGMMFALKHSLVGYHRDQVTSDRWATCGQFCYTDYPITDIRGSTLGIFGKGNLGTEVGRLAQLLGMNVLYAEHKGATSIREGYTPFEEVLKQADIVTLHCPLTESTQNLINEQTIALMKPTAYLINTGRGPLVDETALLSALENKKIAGAALDVLVKEPPVLGDPLMEAAKRLPNLLITPHIAWASDSAVTILVNKVAQNIEEFIATGK, from the coding sequence ATGCTTAATATTGTGTTTTTAGACCGAACAGGGCTACCTGCTACTCATGATATTCCACGTCCTAGTGTTCCTCATAATTGGGTTGAATATGGTCATACCTCTCCTGAAGAAACTTATGATAGAGTGAAAGATGCAGATATTGTAGTAACAAGTAAAGTAGTATTTGACAAAGAATTATTAGCCAAGCTACCTAAACTGAAATTAATTGCTATTACAGCCACAGGTACAAATAATATTGATTTAGTGGCAGCAAAAGAATTAGGTATTGTGGTAAAAAATGTTGCAGGCTATTCAAGTGTGACTGTTCCTGAACATGTTCTAGGCATGATGTTTGCATTAAAACATAGTTTAGTTGGTTATCATCGTGATCAAGTTACGTCAGATCGTTGGGCAACTTGTGGACAGTTTTGCTATACAGATTATCCAATTACCGATATTCGAGGCTCAACGCTGGGTATTTTTGGTAAAGGGAATTTAGGGACAGAAGTGGGACGTTTAGCTCAACTTTTAGGCATGAATGTATTATATGCAGAGCATAAAGGTGCAACTTCGATACGTGAAGGTTATACACCATTTGAAGAAGTATTAAAACAAGCGGATATTGTCACGTTGCATTGCCCATTGACAGAAAGTACGCAAAATTTAATTAATGAGCAGACTATTGCTCTAATGAAACCAACCGCTTATTTAATTAACACTGGACGCGGTCCCTTAGTGGATGAAACAGCATTATTATCAGCCTTAGAGAATAAAAAGATTGCGGGGGCAGCGTTAGATGTATTGGTGAAAGAACCACCTGTACTAGGCGATCCATTAATGGAAGCGGCGAAACGCTTACCAAACTTGCTGATCACGCCACATATTGCGTGGGCAAGTGATTCTGCGGTAACAATTTTAGTTAACAAAGTAGCACAGAATATAGAAGAATTTATTGCAACTGGAAAATAG
- the msrA gene encoding peptide-methionine (S)-S-oxide reductase MsrA → MSNIKEIYLAGGCFWGTEAFMQRINGVLDAESGYANGNSLNPTYQDVCNNSGHAEVVKVTYDEEQIGLAKLLDFYFKVIDPISINQQGNDKGVQYRTGIYYVDPQDQPVIKQALDELQKSYNQPIAVENEMLEHYFPAEEYHQDYLDKNPNGYCHIDIQLMNEILKNQ, encoded by the coding sequence ATGAGTAACATCAAAGAAATTTATTTAGCAGGCGGTTGTTTCTGGGGAACAGAAGCTTTTATGCAACGCATCAATGGTGTGCTGGATGCAGAATCAGGTTATGCTAATGGGAATAGCTTAAATCCAACTTATCAAGATGTATGCAACAATAGTGGTCATGCAGAAGTGGTTAAAGTGACTTATGATGAAGAGCAAATTGGCTTAGCTAAACTGCTTGATTTCTATTTTAAAGTGATTGATCCCATCAGTATTAATCAGCAAGGCAATGATAAAGGTGTGCAGTATCGCACTGGTATTTATTATGTTGATCCCCAAGATCAGCCTGTGATTAAACAAGCGTTAGATGAATTGCAAAAGAGCTATAATCAACCGATTGCGGTCGAAAATGAAATGCTTGAGCATTATTTCCCAGCGGAAGAATATCATCAGGATTATCTTGATAAAAACCCGAATGGGTATTGTCATATAGATATTCAGTTAATGAATGAGATTCTTAAAAATCAATAA
- a CDS encoding lipoprotein-releasing ABC transporter permease subunit has product MSLNISLFIAFRYWRSKSGDRFGRLVTNLASLGIVLGVMALIIVLSVMNGLEGTQKRNLLSTLPHAIISPLEKEDAQPTIFPDFVEKAVAINRTNMVIQSQQGINAGELIGVENSQDDPLLARLSDLNDVLPEGEFNVVVSSLLAEQLNLKIGDKIRLMITENSQYTPFGRVPVQRLFTISDFYFGNSDSSHTLFANLRDVGRLLRLDSEHVQGTRVFLTDPFLVTELVNYFPENKWKISDWREQKGEFFQAVKMEKNMMGLLVSLIIIVAISNIVTSLSLMVVDKQGEIAILQTQGLTKRQVTQIFISQGLLVGIIGAIVGGLLGVLIANNLSDVLQMMLPVGVMLPTEIIPQQVAIIILISIGLSLICTLYPAYRAAKIEPAEALRYE; this is encoded by the coding sequence ATGAGTTTAAATATTTCTTTATTTATTGCCTTTCGCTATTGGCGTTCAAAAAGTGGCGACCGATTTGGTCGTCTTGTGACTAATTTAGCGAGTTTAGGTATTGTACTCGGTGTGATGGCATTAATTATTGTGCTATCTGTAATGAATGGATTGGAAGGAACCCAAAAACGTAATCTTCTATCTACATTACCCCATGCCATTATTTCACCTTTAGAAAAAGAGGATGCTCAGCCAACAATTTTCCCTGACTTTGTAGAAAAAGCAGTTGCGATCAATCGAACTAATATGGTGATTCAAAGCCAACAAGGGATTAATGCAGGGGAATTGATTGGCGTTGAAAATTCACAAGATGATCCTCTGTTAGCAAGACTGAGCGATTTGAATGACGTGTTACCCGAAGGCGAGTTTAATGTGGTGGTGAGTAGCTTATTAGCCGAACAACTCAATTTAAAAATTGGCGATAAGATCCGTTTGATGATCACAGAAAATAGCCAATATACGCCTTTCGGTCGCGTACCTGTTCAACGTTTATTTACGATTTCTGATTTTTATTTTGGTAATAGTGATTCTAGTCACACTTTATTTGCTAATTTGCGAGATGTTGGGCGGTTATTGCGTCTTGATAGCGAGCATGTACAAGGGACTCGTGTATTTTTAACTGATCCATTTTTAGTGACTGAGCTTGTGAATTATTTCCCTGAGAATAAATGGAAAATCAGTGATTGGCGAGAGCAAAAAGGTGAATTTTTTCAAGCGGTAAAAATGGAAAAAAATATGATGGGATTATTAGTCAGCTTAATTATTATTGTAGCGATTTCTAATATTGTGACTTCTCTTAGTTTAATGGTGGTGGATAAACAAGGAGAAATTGCCATTTTGCAAACCCAAGGCTTAACCAAACGGCAAGTGACACAAATTTTTATTTCACAAGGGTTATTAGTGGGAATAATTGGTGCGATAGTCGGTGGGCTATTGGGCGTGTTGATCGCAAATAATTTGAGTGATGTACTACAAATGATGTTACCTGTAGGGGTAATGCTACCAACTGAGATTATTCCACAACAAGTTGCCATTATTATCTTAATTTCGATAGGGTTATCGTTAATTTGTACCCTTTATCCTGCTTATCGAGCAGCAAAAATTGAACCAGCGGAAGCATTACGTTATGAGTAG
- the ilvG gene encoding acetolactate synthase 2 catalytic subunit — MNGSYLLTESLKAHGVTTVFGYPGGAIMPVYDAIYDSGLDHLLCRNEQGAAIAAIGYARSTGKTGVCIATSGPGATNLITGLADALLDSIPVVAITGQVSSDFIGTDAFQEVDVLGLSLGCTKHSFIVQNIDELPEVLAKAFQIAQSGRPGPVLIDLPKDIQFAPTSASPIVYEKIANPKQDPTALEQAKALLKQAKRPVLYVGGGVGMANAVQAARSFLEMTKMPSVSTLKGLGTISPEDPLYMGMLGMHGTKAANYAVQESDLLIAFGARFDDRVTGKLDSFAPNAKVIHADIDIAEINKLRKADVALKGDLTEAFTYLSEPLDIDAWRNDIKKLKADFDFRYVENSEDKEIDPWALLNTLSQRKPQNAVVTTDVGQHQMWSAQHMQHYAPENYLTSAGLGTMGFGLPAAVGVAKARPQDPVILITGDGSLMMNIQEFGSIKRGKLPIKMVLLDNQRLGMVRQWQTLFFKGRHSQTILDDNPDFITLASAFGIKGERIEKANEVSDALDRLLNAEGAYLLHVCIPDEENVWPLVPPNACNTDMIDEDIGV, encoded by the coding sequence ATGAATGGTTCATATCTATTAACTGAAAGTTTAAAAGCCCACGGTGTTACGACTGTGTTTGGCTATCCGGGTGGGGCAATCATGCCAGTGTATGATGCAATTTATGATTCAGGGTTGGATCATCTATTGTGTCGAAATGAGCAAGGGGCAGCGATTGCAGCGATTGGTTACGCTCGTTCAACGGGTAAAACAGGTGTTTGTATTGCGACATCAGGACCGGGTGCAACCAATTTAATTACAGGGTTGGCAGATGCCTTGTTAGATTCTATTCCTGTTGTGGCAATCACAGGACAAGTATCGAGTGATTTTATTGGTACAGATGCATTCCAAGAAGTTGATGTTTTAGGCTTATCATTAGGTTGTACAAAACACAGTTTTATTGTGCAAAATATTGATGAATTACCCGAAGTGTTAGCAAAAGCATTTCAAATTGCACAAAGTGGACGTCCTGGTCCGGTATTGATTGATCTTCCAAAAGATATTCAATTTGCACCAACCTCAGCATCTCCTATTGTTTATGAAAAAATTGCAAATCCTAAGCAAGATCCAACCGCTTTAGAGCAAGCAAAAGCACTATTAAAACAAGCTAAACGCCCAGTGCTTTATGTCGGTGGCGGTGTAGGTATGGCTAATGCTGTACAAGCGGCTAGATCCTTCTTAGAAATGACTAAAATGCCATCAGTTTCTACATTAAAAGGCTTAGGCACAATTTCACCAGAAGATCCACTTTATATGGGAATGCTTGGAATGCATGGTACCAAAGCGGCTAACTATGCGGTACAAGAATCTGATTTATTGATTGCTTTTGGGGCAAGATTTGATGATCGTGTAACAGGTAAATTAGATAGCTTTGCACCGAATGCAAAAGTAATCCATGCTGATATTGATATTGCAGAAATTAACAAATTACGCAAAGCCGATGTTGCCTTAAAAGGTGATTTAACCGAGGCATTTACTTATCTCAGTGAGCCACTTGATATTGATGCTTGGCGTAATGATATTAAAAAATTAAAAGCTGATTTTGATTTCCGCTATGTTGAAAATAGTGAAGATAAAGAAATCGATCCTTGGGCATTACTCAATACACTCTCCCAACGTAAACCACAAAATGCCGTAGTCACAACGGATGTGGGGCAGCATCAAATGTGGTCGGCTCAACATATGCAACATTACGCACCTGAAAATTATCTAACCTCGGCTGGATTAGGCACAATGGGCTTTGGTTTGCCCGCGGCTGTTGGGGTAGCAAAAGCTCGCCCACAAGATCCAGTCATTTTAATTACAGGTGATGGTTCTTTAATGATGAATATTCAAGAATTTGGCTCAATTAAACGAGGCAAATTACCGATTAAAATGGTGTTATTAGATAACCAACGCTTAGGCATGGTTCGTCAATGGCAAACCCTATTTTTTAAAGGTCGTCATAGTCAAACAATTCTTGATGATAACCCTGATTTTATTACACTCGCTTCAGCTTTTGGTATCAAAGGTGAACGCATTGAAAAAGCAAATGAAGTTTCCGATGCACTCGATCGATTATTAAATGCAGAAGGGGCTTATTTATTACATGTTTGTATTCCAGATGAAGAAAATGTGTGGCCACTTGTTCCACCAAATGCCTGTAATACAGATATGATCGATGAAGATATTGGAGTGTAA